A single Opisthocomus hoazin isolate bOpiHoa1 chromosome 1, bOpiHoa1.hap1, whole genome shotgun sequence DNA region contains:
- the LOC142364048 gene encoding polycystin family receptor for egg jelly-like, which yields MAALLLHLLLLLQLLGSCPRGSGAPAARLQPPPLRVTCRDPEARVSQRWDSKRRVSCLWSGTVMLRYRPTPGARAEAGREAGPLSPPRCSWYFGSSWVTDTSRWSGQVAVPTGLPPSPAASVLLTVRCSSTSCPAPGCSHRNATVEVSAQDARLFVLWPQAQPLRARQPVELGWCSRLRSEGWQYRFSSPGGSPAALRLPSSQHRAPPPPAAYPTAELRRTCAAYHSYRLTVRYGHHGLHVASVSVEQVPQLNLSLSLQVQPGPLRLLSVRSRLLSVARQPLSLSWRLQPLTPRTLAYRLVDTQAVGGWLRSYGSFTLQSNFCAVPVTQSPGEVAVASMYFHVDGERFEELTGDLHLRNGTLSLTAGREAPTRVNLPLGKTTLSTHIVRYHHGTFYATRENNSPLSADGPNTHTVFYQHKELSYLLSIELVAFQWYKFNMHLYTNQKRALFRPLSERDLEVHVFSSGRPSLPQSFTYLVWFIPAQHPMLQCEWTFHLQLFGARRDHLLQNSTYTYNDHVRNATRLVRRSALPFDPDKYTGFAAKVDCTTSAHTPALLGVRVNNYAAKTVEAPVACHQQACHIQTVQIQKPVLHASVLRQKRATSFYLFVRLVVDCKVGIFIKPLWRIYSVPDTTTVPNWTQPINSSAMYGVDMIRLTVPSFTLDYGLYLFYFTVEVTPIRTTTVLRGSDQVYIQIERSDLQADIAGGTFRTVGFSDNWTLDGSASSDPDSQEGLKGITFTWYCTKEVSDYKNMKLSPGNRCHPAQRDLKWLTSSGPVQAVPPESLPGNTVYYFRLVIEKDTRRSYADQTVEVRPGSPLLLDVMCLENCGSTLIPTERFALSGKCLNCRTTSQPAYYWSLLSQNSTEISFDWSARTSTGRSGAYLSIHALTFTKTAHRSYVLLLKVTTWDGRSSIYRHAFQVNSPPTAGKCTISPRWGTAFLTKFVVQCSGFSDSNSPLTYKVIVASNVPKTTKVTSVEENTFGTILYFGYRPKTPPSFLPVGVPSQKYALTLYVQVHNSLGAFTQVTLQAHVQNPLNSRRLAVVFHELVASVNGLSAPMTSYLQTGDYLSAGYLAYVAASVLNYIKGPPALQLPKAQFRESLIRTALNISVESMMEINQVVASLSQVTEEADEVNVTSQDLAIEKLTEVTGVLKVQRNESHWSEQAEIQTSGILRCLSNILRAALLHRRNINVSGVKQVFSIMENLTEIVFQGKVPGETETLLETKHWNITLKKDETWNLTNSFSTRNACRNCFYPSLKKGDYSGSPDDAVISTALYEFDENPFPWLGYTSEIATMILGFKMSETKANGDLLGIAPEGAEITIARKDKESSTFQLAMGPDKTQAYTTGGFSFEVNRNTKSIYIQILTKLKVAFEVLVFTGANVTRAHPIASFAAFHNMPTVASKNTTASADCNIKAPYIICLPESLLTATAQGSDTDTCNISIVLLAPYVVRYQTQRLVTIHIFSDQCLFLDGVQSLWREDTCRLGSLTDWQRVHCVCNMKRSRRSLSVHTGSNASSFSIRFLAAKVIVTPNTVDLGKTLIAGVSKNPVTLLAVIFIFAVYFLLALWVVRKDRADRERQDKIIVLADNDPFDKVSFLVTLYTGSRWGAGTKADVFLQLIGQNGTSDVHCLRDPHFLSFQRGSTDCFLLTAKKDLGDICSFRVWHNNRGPSPSWFLSRAKVENMSTGKTWFFICRKWLSLDKGDHLLERTFAVTNPKTPLPKTDYFLINFANSLIQGHLWLSIFAHGLMGTFSRLQRLSSCLAILLLNLLVNIIFFNADKSEEAPKHLRYLRSITVGIECALLTQPVEMMIIALFKYSSKRPSPRGVAQTDPKANSPLLSGYLKNWKERLQKLYLSETSPQSRNISPSGNLPGASSHSQSPPHSRKMGSKGGAPQTWSNCTVSERDANVIETEEQTIIANSPPTPKVCQTRPPSNSDFSNNYAEEGGNFQKERKPLSITSMPFHKRPHTAFCWWCAYLSWALVIAVTGVSSFFIVLYGLSYGYQTSLEWLLASAISFIENVCLLSVLKTSFFSAVSTIHPKYCENITWLTQGKYSESKFAKEMMSADEMQEVHLKLAKVRGTKQYKPLAADEIANMLKRAKIKVKAFTFIKGFTSHLVFLTLLLYFAYSTENANSFHYNRFIHNQLSPQLSSVDKPEHVYVWVKDSFLPLIHNDIQPTFLSESWSKIIGLPRMRQVRAKGTVKNCFRPHSFGNNSVISKSHCLHKYGSDIPEKGDYAGAWTKVANQSAPKDASGYDGFTYQRNSTLWMYYSYGDLHTYGPAGYTFYFFPEEGRHNSTTRLDALQQSNWLDEKTWAVIIELTTFNADVGLFCTISVIFEMSHFGIIKPSLSAHSFALPIFQQQTKAQMLMFVVVLAFLFIYVADELHTIGQEKKDYIKNISNINNLGLKIVFLLFVFLKVIKFKLGADVVKFYLLHPNDFIHFHAVSHLDQILRITMGFLAFFVVLKTLKYSQFFYNVRLAQRSILAALPGISSMALVVLVCSFVFMAFGYLVFGQHEWNYNNMIHSVQTVFSYCVSAFRDTTFSSNRLLGCLFLTAFVLVMICVLINLFLAIILSAYGDMKQPVYEEPSDEAQVVTFLLQRLRKIFYFLICKTPKTREPAHFDIPLYGQSERRHQRHLGLKKRKTDGEKMVDLVI from the coding sequence ATGGCCGCgctccttctccacctcctcctcctcctccagctgctcggctCCTGCCCCCGAGGCTCGggggcccccgctgcccgcctccagccgccgccgctgcgggtCACCTGCCGGGACCCCGAGGCACGGGTCTCCCAACGGTGGGACAGCAAGCGCCGGGTTTCGTGCCTGTGGAGCGGCACCGTGATGCTGCGCTACCGGCCCACACCGGGAGCCCGAGCAGAggcggggagggaagcggggccgCTGTCCCCACCGCGCTGCTCCTGGTACTTCGGCTCGTCCTGGGTGACCGACACGTCGCGCTGGTCGGGCCAAGTCGCGGTACCAACGGGCCTCCCCCCATCGCCCGCGGCCTCCGTCCTCCTCACGGTGCggtgctcctccacctcctgccccgcgcccggctgctcccaccgcaACGCGACCGTCGAGGTGTCGGCACAGGACGCCCGGCTCTTTGTGCTCTGGCCTCAGGCGCAGCCGCTCCGGGCCAGGCAGCCGGTAGAGCTGGGTTGGTGCTCCCGGCTGAGGAGCGAAGGTTGGCAGTACCGCTTCAGcagcccggggggcagccccgcagccctccgcctgcccagcagccagcaccgagccccgccgccgcccgccgcctaccCAACGGCCGAGCTGCGACGGACCTGCGCCGCCTACCACAGCTACCGCCTGACCGTCCGCTACGGCCACCAcgggctccacgtcgcctcggtcAGCGTCGAGCAGGTGCCTCAGCTGAACCTCAGCCTCTCTCTCCAGGTGCAGCCCGGCCCGCTGCGGCTCCTCAGCGTCCGCTCCAGGCTCCTCAGCGTCGCTCGgcagcccctcagcctctcctggaggcTTCAGCCCCTCACGCCGAGGACGCTGGCCTACAGGCTGGTGGACACGCAGGCCGTAGGAGGTTGGCTCCGCTCCTACGGTTCCTTTACTCTGCAGAGCAACTTCTGTGCCGTTCCCGTAACTCAGAGCCCAGGTGAGGTGGCGGtggccagcatgtatttccatgTTGACGGAGAGAGGTTCGAGGAACTGACGGGAGATCTGCATCTACGCAACGGTACCCTGAGCCTAACCGCAGGCCGAGAAGCTCCCACCCGTGTCAACCTTCCGCTGGGGAAGACCACCTTGAGCACTCACATTGTCAGGTACCACCACGGAACATTTTACGCAACCAGAGAAAACAACAGCCCTCTTTCCGCGGACGGCCCTAACACGCACACTGTGTTCTACCAACACAAGGAGCTCTCCTACTTACTCTCCATAGAGCTGGTGGCCTTCCAGTGGTACAAGTTCAACATGCACCTTTATACGAACCAGAAGAGGGCTTTGTTTAGGCCCCTGTCAGAAAGAGACCTTGAAGTCCACGTTTTCAGCAGCGGCCGTCCTTCTTTGCCACAGAGCTTTACTTATTTAGTGTGGTTTATCCCTGCACAACACCCGATGCTACAGTGCGAGTggaccttccacctgcagctttttGGAGCGCGCAGAGACCACCTTCTCCAGAACAGCACGTACACATACAACGATCACGTCAGAAACGCCACACGTTTGGTCCGTCGCTCCGCTTTACCCTTTGATCCGGACAAATACACGGGGTTTGCGGCAAAAGTGGACTGTACCACAAGTGCACATACTCCGGCTCTTTTGGGAGTCAGAGTCAACAACTACGCTGCCAAAACCGTGGAAGCGCCGGTGGCTTGCCACCAACAAGCCTGCCACATACAAACCGTGCAGATTCAGAAACCCGTTCTCCACGCCTCTGTCCTGCGCCAGAAGAGGGCGACATCTTTTTACCTCTTTGTCAGACTGGTAGTAGACTGCAAAGTCGGTATATTCATCAAGCCCTTGTGGCGAATCTATTCCGTTCCGGACACGACCACGGTTCCCAACTGGACACAACCGATAAACTCTTCTGCGATGTACGGCGTCGATATGATCCgcctaactgttcccagttttacTCTAGATTATGGGCTGTacctgttttatttcactgtcgAGGTAACCCCGATTCGGACCACAACAGTGCTCAGGGGCTCAGATCAAGTTTATATTCAGATCGAGAGAAGCGATCTCCAGGCAGACATTGCAGGAGGCACGTTCCGCACAGTGGGTTTTTCTGATAACTGGACTCTGGATGGCTCTGCATCCAGTGATCCCGATTCACAGGAAGGACTGAAGGGAATCACATTCACTTGGTACTGCACTAAAGAGGTGTCAGACTATAAGAACATGAAACTCAGTCCAGGGAACAGGTGCCATCCAGCCCAGCGGGATTTGAAATGGTTAACATCCTCGGGTCCAgttcaagcagtgccaccagAATCGCTCCCAGGAAACACCGTATACTACTTCCGTCTCGTGATTGAAAAGGACACCAGGAGGAGTTACGCCGACCAAACTGTAGAGGTGCGGCCCGGCTCCCCACTCCTTCTGGACGTGATGTGCCTTGAAAACTGTGGTAGCACTCTAATTCCAACGGAGAGATTTGCCTTGTCTGGAAAATGCCTAAACTGCAGAacaaccagccagccagcctacTACTGGTCCCTTCTTTCACAAAACTCTACAGAAATTAGCTTTGACTGGTCTGCCAGAACGTCAACGGGCAGGTCTGGGGCTTACCTGTCTATACATGCTCTGACTTTCACAAAGACTGCACATCGATCCTACGTACTTCTGTTGAAAGTAACGACCTGGGATGGTAGGTCCTCAATCTACAGACACGCGTTTCAGGTCAATTCTCCTCCGACGGCTGGCAAATGTACCATCAGCCCACGCTGGGGTACAGCCTTTCTGACGAAATTTGTTGTTCAGTGCAGTGGATTTTCTGACAGCAATTCACCTCTGACATACAAAGTGATAGTAGCTTCCAATGTACCCAAAACCACCAAAGTAACTTCCGTCGAGGAAAATACATTTGGCACAATCCTGTACTTTGGTTATCGGCCTAAAactcctccctcttttctcccagttGGAGTGCCCTCTCAGAAGTACGCCCTGACACTTTACGTTCAAGTCCACAATTCCCTTGGGGCGTTTACCCAAGTGACTTTACAGGCCCACGTACAGAACCCACTTAACAGTCGACGGCTAGCTGTTGTGTTTCATGAACTGGTGGCCTCCGTGAACGGTTTAAGCGCACCGATGACATCTTATCTCCAGACTGGAGATTATCTTAGCGCGGGCTATTTGGCTTACGTAGCAGCCTCGGTCTTGAACTACATCAAAGGCCCACCAGCTCTCCAGCTCCCTAAGGCTCAGTTTCGGGAAAGCCTGATTAGAACAGCCCTGAATATTTCAGTTGAGAGCATGATGGAAATCAACCAAGTAGTTGCTTCTCTTTCTCAAGTCACAGAGGAAGCTGACGAAGTGAACGTTACATCACAAGACCTTGCCATTGAGAAGCTGACAGAAGTAACGGGAGTGCTGAAGGTCCAGAGGAATGAGAGCCATTGGTCTGAGCAGGCAGAAATTCAGACCAGTGGAATACTAAGATGCTTGTCCAACATCCTGAGAGCCGCTCTTCTGCATCGCAGGAACATCAATGTAAGCGGAGTTAAACAAGTCTTCTCCATCATGGAAAATTTAACGGAGATAGTTTTCCAGGGCAAAgtccctggagaaacagaaactctactggaaacaaaacactggaatatCACTCTGAAGAAAGACGAAACCTGGAACCTTACAAATTCTTTCTCTACCAGAAACGCCTGCAGGAATTGCTTTTATCCATCACTGAAAAAGGGAGATTATTCAGGATCACCCGATGATGCTGTGATTTCCACTGCCCTTTATGAGTTTGATGAGAACCCCTTCCCCTGGTTAGGTTACACATCAGAAATTGCAACAATGATCTTGGGGTTCAAAATGTCAGAGACAAAGGCTAATGGCGATCTCCTAGGGATCGCGCCTGAAGGAGCAGAAATTACTATTGCTAGGAAAGACAAGGAGTCTTCAACTTTTCAGTTGGCAATGGGACCCGATAAAACACAAGCTTACACAACTGGAGGATTTAgttttgaagtcaacagaaataccAAGAGCATATACATCCAGATCCTGACGAAATTAAAAGTTGCTTTCGAGGTGCTAGTATTTACAGGTGCCAACGTCACTCGTGCTCATCCCATAGCCTcgtttgctgcttttcacaacATGCCAACAGTTGCAAGCAAAAACACGACAGCTAGCGCTGACTGTAACATTAAGGCTCCCTATATCATCTGCCTCCCAGAGTCACTGCTGACAGCCACAGCTCAAGGAAGCGATACAGACACTTGTAACATCTCCATCGTCTTGCTGGCACCCTATGTTGTACGGTATCAAACGCAGAGATTGGTGACGATACACATTTTTAGTGATCAGTGCTTATTTCTGGATGGCGTTCAAAGCCTGTGGAGAGAAGACACCTGCAGGCTTGGCTCCCTGACCGACTGGCAGAGGGTACACTGTGTCTGCAATATGAAGCGGAGTCGCAGAAGTCTGTCAGTCCACACTGGGTCAAATGCATCCTCATTCAGCATCAGGTTCCTGGCAGCCAAGGTAATAGTTACCCCCAACACAGTAGATCTAGGAAAAACCCTGATAGCAGGCGTATCTAAAAACCCAGTCACCCTCTTagcagtcatctttatttttgccgTCTACTTTCTTTTGGCCCTCTGGGTCGTGAGAAAAGACAgggctgacagggaaagacaagaCAAGATTATAGTTCTGGCAGACAACGACCCCTTTGATAAAGTGAGCTTTTTGGTCACTTTATACACAGGCAGTCGCTGGGGAGCTGGAACCAAAGCAGATGTCTTTCTTCAGCTCATTGGCCAGAACGGCACAAGTGATGTCCATTGTTTACGGGAcccacattttctgtctttccaacgAGGAAGCACTGATTGCTTTCTGTTAACTGCTAAAAAAGACTTGGGAGACATTTGCTCCTTCAGGGTCTGGCACAACAACAGGGGCCCATCTCCAAGCTGGTTCTTAAGCAGAGCCAAAGTTGAGAATATGTCCACCGGGAAGACCTGGTTCTTTATATGCAGGAAATGGCTTTCTCTTGACAAGGGCGATCACTTACTAGAAAGGACATTTGCTGTCACAAACCCCAAGACACCTCTGCCCAAAACTGActattttttgattaattttgccaACAGCCTGATACAGGGCCATCTGTGGCTCTCGATTTTTGCTCATGGTCTCATGGGCACTTTCAGCAGGCTCCAAAGGTTGTCTTCTTGTTTAGCAATACTATTATTAAACTTGCTAGTTAACATTATCTTCTTTAATGCTGACAAGAGTGAAGAAGCTCCAAAACACTTGAGGTATCTGAGATCAATAACAGTAGGAATTGAATGTGCTTTGCTTACCCAACCTGTGGAAATGATGATAATTGCCTTATTTAAGTATTCCTCGAAGAGACCTTCTCCTCGTGGTGTGGCTCAGACAGACCCAAAGGCAAATTCACCCCTCCTGTCTGGGTATCTTAAAAACTGGAAGGAACGTTTGCAAAAATTGTACCTTTCAGAAACTTCACCACAATCGAGAAATATTAGTCCCTCGGGGAATCTTCCTGGCGCCAGCAGCCACTCACAGAGCCCACCACATTCCAGAAAGATGGGAAGCAAGGGAGGAGCTCCCCAAACCTGGAGTAATTGCACAGTTTCTGAAAGAGACGCAAATGTgattgaaacagaagagcagacgATCATTGCAAATTCCCCTCCAACGCCTAAGGTCTGCCAGACCAGGCCACCATCAAATTCCGATTTTAGTAATAATTATGCAGAAGAAGGGGgcaactttcagaaagaaaggaaaccacTGAGCATTACCTCCATGCCCTTTCACAAGAGACCGCACACAGCTTTCTGTTGGTGGTGTGCCTATCTCTCGTGGGCACTAGTTATAGCTGTAACCGGGGTATCATCATTTTTCATTGTGTTATATGGTTTGTCTTACGGCTATCAGACGTCGCTAGAGTGGCTTTTGGCATCTGCAATCTCCTTCATTGAGAACGTGTGTCTCCTTTCCGTTCTAAAAACcagttttttctcagctgtgagtacaattcatccaaaatactgtgaaaacatcACGTGGTTAACTCAGGGAAAGTATTCTGAGAGCAAGTTTGCTAAAGAAATGATGAGTGCTGATGAGATGCAAGAGGTGCACTTGAAACTTGCTAAAGTCAGAGGCACCAAGCAATATAAGCCTTTAGCAGCTGATGAAATTGCAAACATGCTGAAAAGGGCAAAAATTAAAGTCAAGGCATTTACTTTCATAAAAGGTTTCACCAGTCACCTTGTCTTTTTAACGCTGCTGTTATATTTTGCCTATTCCACTGAGAACGCCAACAGTTTCCACTACAACCGATTCATCCATAACCAACTGTCTCCACAACTCTCCAGTGTAGATAAGCCAGAACATGTCTACGTGTGGGTGAAAGACTCGTTCTTGCCTTTGATCCACAATGACATTCAGCCAACCTTTCTTTCCGAGAGCTGGTCCAAAATCATCGGTTTGCCTAGGATGAGGCAAGTGCGGGCTAAGGGTactgtgaaaaactgtttccgtcctcacagctttggaaataattctgtgatcAGTAAAAGCCACTGTCTTCACAAATACGGTAGCGACATCCCAGAGAAAGGTGACTATGCTGGCGCTTGGACAAAGGTGGCCAACCAGTCTGCTCCCAAGGATGCCAGCGGTTATGATGGGTTCACCTACCAGCGGAACAGCACTCTGTGGATGTATTATTCATACGGAGATTTGCACACATACGGACCAGCAGGATACACgttttactttttccctgaagaaggaaGACACAACTCAACGACCAGGCTGGATGCTCTACAACAGAGCAACTGGCTTGATGAAAAAACGTGGGCTGTGATCATTGAACTAACTACATTTAACGCAGATGTAGGTCTCTTCTGCACCATTTCGGTCATatttgaaatgtctcattttgggATCATAAAACCAAGTTTGTCAGCACACTCTTTCGCACTCCCCATTTTTCAGCAGCAAACCAAAGCTCAAATGTTGATGTTCGTAGTTGTGCTTGCCTTTCTGTTCATTTACGTTGCAGATGAGCTTCACACCATaggccaagaaaagaaagattatattaaaaacatttccaatatAAACAACTTAGGCTTAAAAATAgtattcctcctttttgtttttttaaaggtcataaaGTTTAAGTTAGGAGCAGATGTAGTGAAGTTTTACTTACTTCATCCAAatgatttcattcattttcatgcagtttctcaTTTAGATCAGATTTTAAGGATTACTATgggctttttagcattttttgtcgTTTTGAAAACTCTGAAATATTCTCAGTTCTTTTACAACGTGCGCCTGGCACAAAGATCGATCTTGGCAGCCCTTCCCGGAATCTCCTCAATGGCCCTCGTGGTGCTGGTGTGCTCCTTTGTGTTTATGGCTTTTGGCTACCTTGTGTTTGGGCAGCACGAATGGAATTACAACAACATGATTCACTCAGTTCAGACCGTATTCTCTTACTGTGTCTCAGCTTTCAGAGACACCACGTTTTCATCCAACAGGTTGCTGGGTTGTCTGTTCCTAACCGCTTTCGTGTTGGTGATGATCTGTGTCCTGATCAATCTCTTCCTAGCTATCATTCTGTCTGCCTATGGAGATATGAAACAACCCGTCTATGAAGAACCATCTGATGAAGCACAAGTGGTTACTTTTCTATTGCAAAGgctcagaaagatattttattttctgatctgtaaAACACCCAAAACCAGGGAGCCTGCCCATTTTGACATTCCACTCTATGGGCAGTCTGAGAGAAGACATCAGCGACATTtaggactgaagaagagaaaaacagatggggaaaaaatggttgATCTTGTCATATAA